One window of Cuculus canorus isolate bCucCan1 chromosome 10, bCucCan1.pri, whole genome shotgun sequence genomic DNA carries:
- the RPS4X gene encoding 40S ribosomal protein S4, X isoform produces the protein MARGPKKHLKRVAAPKHWMLDKLTGVFAPRPSTGPHKLRECLPLIIFLRNRLKYALTGDEVKKICMQRFIKIDGKVRTDTTYPAGFMDVISIEKTGEHFRLVYDTKGRFAVHRITPEEAKYKLCKVRKIFVGTKGIPHLVTHDARTIRYPDPLIKVNDTVQIDLETGKITDFIKFDTGNLCMVTGGANLGRIGVITNRERHPGSFDVVHVKDANGNSFATRLSNIFVIGKGNKPWISLPRGKGIRLTIAEERDKRLAAKQSSG, from the exons GCACCCCGTCCGTCGACAGGCCCTCACAAGCTGAGAGAGTGCCTTCCGCTCATCATCTTCCTGCGGAACAGGCTGAAGTATGCCCTGACGGGAGATGAGGTCAAGAAGATCTGTATGCAGAGGTTCATCAAGATAGATGGCAAAGTCCGCACGGACACCACCTACCCTGCTGGCTTCATGG ATGTTATCAGCATTGAGAAGACAGGTGAGCATTTCCGCCTGGTGTACGATACCAAGGGCCGGTTTGCTGTTCACCGCATCACACCTGAAGAGGCCAAG TACAAGCTGTGCAAGGTGAGGAAGATCTTTGTGGGCACCAAAGGAATCCCTCACCTGGTCACCCACGATGCCCGCACCATCCGCTATCCAGACCCCCTCATCAAGGTGAACGATACCGTCCAGATTGACCTGGAGACAGGCAAGATCACAGATTTCATCAAGTTTGACACAG GTAACCTTTGCATGGTGACTGGTGGTGCCAACTTGGGCCGTATTGGAGTGATCACCAACCGGGAGAGACACCCTGGGTCATTTGATGTCGTTCACGTGAAGGACGCCAATGGCAACAGCTTTGCCACCAGGCTTTCCAACATCTTTGTTATTGGCAAG GGCAACAAGCCGTGGATCTCCCTGCCCCGCGGAAAGGGCATCCGCCTGACCATTGCTGAAGAGAGAGACAAGAGACTGGCGGCCAAGCAGAGCAGCGGCTGA